A window from Pseudomonas moraviensis encodes these proteins:
- a CDS encoding high-affinity branched-chain amino acid ABC transporter permease LivM — translation MTRNLKQALFSALLVWAVAYPVLGLKLTIVGINLEVHNTSPAVLATIAICSVLMFLRVLFNQQISKAWRSSPGMPLIPAKASNFLTLPTTQRYFIIALILIALVWPFFGSRGAVDIATLILIYVMLGLGLNIVVGLAGLLDLGYVGFYAVGAYSYALLSHYYGLSFWICLPIAGLMAATFGFLLGFPVLRLRGDYLAIVTLGFGEIIRLFLRNLTDITGGPNGISNIEKPTFFGLTFERKAAEGLQTFHEYFGLQYNSINKVIFLYLVALLLALAALFVINRLLRMPIGRAWEALREDEIACRALGLNPTVIKLSAFTLGAAFAGFAGSFFAARQGLVTPESFTFIESAIILAIVVLGGMGSQLGVILAAIVMILLPEMMREFSEYRMLMFGALMVLMMIWRPQGLLPMQRPHMELRK, via the coding sequence ATGACTAGGAATCTTAAACAGGCACTGTTCAGTGCCTTGCTGGTGTGGGCGGTGGCCTACCCGGTACTCGGACTGAAACTGACCATCGTCGGCATCAATCTGGAAGTGCACAACACCAGCCCGGCGGTACTCGCGACCATCGCGATCTGCTCGGTGCTGATGTTTCTGCGCGTGCTGTTCAACCAGCAGATCAGCAAGGCCTGGCGTTCCTCGCCGGGCATGCCGCTGATCCCGGCCAAGGCCAGCAACTTCCTGACCCTGCCGACCACCCAGCGCTATTTCATCATTGCGCTGATTCTGATTGCCCTGGTCTGGCCGTTCTTCGGTTCCCGTGGCGCGGTGGATATCGCAACGCTGATCCTGATCTACGTGATGCTCGGCCTGGGCCTGAACATCGTCGTCGGTCTGGCCGGCCTGCTTGACCTGGGTTACGTCGGTTTCTACGCCGTCGGCGCCTACAGCTACGCGCTGCTCTCGCACTACTACGGCCTGAGTTTCTGGATCTGCCTGCCGATTGCCGGCCTGATGGCGGCGACATTCGGCTTCCTGCTGGGCTTCCCGGTATTGCGTTTGCGTGGCGACTATCTGGCGATCGTGACCCTCGGCTTCGGCGAGATCATCCGTCTGTTCCTGCGTAACCTGACTGACATCACCGGCGGCCCGAACGGCATCAGCAACATCGAGAAGCCGACGTTCTTCGGCCTGACCTTCGAGCGCAAGGCCGCCGAAGGCCTGCAGACGTTCCACGAGTATTTCGGCCTGCAATACAACTCGATCAACAAGGTGATCTTCCTGTACCTGGTTGCGCTGTTGCTCGCACTGGCCGCGCTGTTCGTCATCAACCGTCTGCTGCGCATGCCGATCGGTCGCGCGTGGGAAGCGCTGCGTGAAGACGAAATCGCCTGCCGTGCGCTGGGCCTGAACCCGACCGTGATCAAGCTCTCCGCGTTCACCCTGGGTGCTGCGTTCGCCGGTTTCGCCGGCAGCTTCTTCGCCGCGCGCCAGGGTCTGGTGACCCCGGAATCGTTCACCTTCATCGAGTCGGCGATCATCCTCGCCATCGTCGTGTTGGGCGGCATGGGCTCGCAACTGGGCGTGATCCTGGCGGCGATCGTGATGATCCTGTTGCCGGAAATGATGCGTGAGTTCAGCGAGTACCGCATGTTGATGTTCGGTGCGCTGATGGTGCTGATGATGATCTGGCGTCCACAAGGTCTGCTGCCGATGCAACGCCCACACATGGAGTTGCGCAAATGA
- the livG gene encoding high-affinity branched-chain amino acid ABC transporter ATP-binding protein LivG has protein sequence MSREILKVENLSMRFGGLLAVNGVALTVKEKQVVALIGPNGAGKTTVFNCLTGFYQPTGGSILLDGEPIQGLPGHKIALKGVVRTFQNVRLFKDMTAVENLLIAQHRHLNTNFLSGLFKTPAFRKSEREAMEFAEYWLEKVNLKEFANRTAGTLAYGQQRRLEIARCMMTRPRILMLDEPAAGLNPKETEDLKALIGVLREEHNVTVLLIEHDMKLVMSISDHIVVINQGTPLADGTPEQIRDNPEVIKAYLGEA, from the coding sequence ATGAGCCGCGAGATCCTTAAAGTCGAAAATCTGAGCATGCGCTTCGGCGGCTTGCTGGCGGTCAACGGCGTGGCGCTGACCGTCAAGGAAAAACAGGTGGTTGCCCTGATCGGCCCGAACGGCGCCGGCAAGACCACCGTGTTCAACTGCCTGACCGGTTTCTATCAGCCTACCGGCGGCAGCATCCTGCTCGACGGCGAGCCCATCCAGGGCCTGCCGGGCCACAAGATCGCCCTCAAGGGCGTGGTGCGTACCTTCCAGAACGTGCGTTTGTTCAAGGACATGACCGCGGTCGAGAACCTGTTGATCGCCCAGCACCGTCACTTGAACACCAACTTCCTGTCCGGCCTGTTCAAGACCCCGGCGTTCCGCAAAAGCGAGCGCGAGGCGATGGAATTTGCCGAGTACTGGCTGGAAAAGGTCAACCTCAAAGAGTTCGCCAACCGCACCGCCGGCACCCTCGCCTACGGCCAGCAACGGCGTCTGGAAATCGCCCGCTGCATGATGACCCGCCCGCGGATCCTCATGCTCGACGAACCGGCCGCCGGCCTGAACCCGAAGGAAACCGAAGACCTCAAGGCGCTGATCGGTGTGTTGCGTGAAGAGCACAACGTCACCGTGCTGCTGATCGAGCACGACATGAAACTGGTCATGAGCATCTCCGACCACATCGTCGTGATCAACCAGGGCACTCCGCTGGCCGACGGCACGCCGGAACAGATCCGCGACAATCCTGAAGTGATCAAAGCCTACCTGGGGGAAGCGTAA
- a CDS encoding ABC transporter ATP-binding protein, with protein sequence MLQFENVSTFYGKIQALHSVNVEVRQGEIVTLIGANGAGKSTLLMTLCGSPQAHSGSIRYMGEELVGQDSSQIMRKSIAVVPEGRRVFARLTVEENLSMGGFFTDKGDYQEQMDKVLGLFPRLKERFNQRGGTMSGGEQQMLAIGRALMSKPKLLLLDEPSLGLAPIIIQQIFDIIEQLRKDGVTVFLVEQNANQALKIADRAYVLENGRVVMQGTGEALLTDPKVREAYLGG encoded by the coding sequence ATGCTGCAGTTCGAAAACGTTTCCACCTTCTACGGCAAGATCCAGGCCCTGCACAGCGTTAACGTCGAAGTCCGTCAGGGCGAGATCGTGACGCTGATCGGCGCCAACGGTGCCGGCAAATCCACGCTGCTGATGACGCTGTGCGGTTCGCCGCAGGCGCATAGCGGCAGCATCCGCTACATGGGTGAGGAACTGGTCGGCCAGGACTCGTCGCAGATCATGCGCAAGAGCATCGCCGTGGTCCCGGAAGGTCGTCGGGTATTTGCCCGCCTGACCGTGGAAGAAAACCTGTCCATGGGCGGATTCTTCACCGACAAGGGCGACTATCAGGAACAGATGGACAAGGTTCTCGGACTTTTCCCACGCCTGAAAGAGCGCTTCAACCAGCGCGGCGGCACCATGTCCGGCGGCGAACAGCAGATGCTCGCCATCGGCCGTGCGCTGATGAGCAAGCCCAAGCTGCTGCTGCTCGACGAGCCGTCGCTGGGCCTGGCACCGATCATCATCCAGCAGATCTTCGACATCATCGAACAGCTGCGCAAGGACGGGGTGACGGTGTTCCTGGTCGAGCAGAACGCCAACCAGGCGCTGAAAATTGCCGACCGCGCCTACGTGCTGGAGAACGGCCGTGTGGTCATGCAAGGCACCGGTGAAGCGCTGCTGACCGACCCGAAAGTACGCGAGGCGTACCTCGGCGGTTGA
- a CDS encoding DUF2282 domain-containing protein, with protein MTATTRTLSATALVLALGSALSIATVSTAQAADANMEKCFGVALKGKNDCAAGAGTTCAGTAKTDYQANAWKLVPKGTCATTESTTSPTGFGQLEAFKAKS; from the coding sequence ATGACTGCTACTACCCGCACCCTGTCCGCCACCGCCCTGGTTCTGGCCCTCGGTTCCGCTCTGAGCATCGCCACTGTCTCCACCGCCCAGGCCGCCGATGCCAACATGGAAAAATGCTTCGGCGTGGCCCTCAAAGGCAAGAACGATTGCGCTGCAGGTGCCGGCACCACCTGCGCTGGCACGGCGAAAACGGACTATCAGGCCAACGCCTGGAAACTCGTCCCTAAAGGCACCTGCGCTACCACCGAAAGCACAACCTCGCCGACTGGCTTCGGCCAGCTCGAAGCCTTCAAAGCCAAGTCCTGA
- a CDS encoding DUF692 domain-containing protein, protein MFSHHEPSLPRTQAARTELPARAGLGLKTGHFLEVLGSVPDLGFFEVHAENYMVAGGPFHHFLGLIREQYPLSLHGVGLSIGGEGPLDSQHLKRLAELIERYQPQAFSEHLAWSSHGPVFLNDLLPLAYDTPTLNRVCAHIDQVQNTLKRTMLLENPATYLAFQHSTIDEAEFIAEVIRRSGCGLLLDVNNVYVSCINHQRDPLAYLDALPLHAVGEIHLAGFAEDRDNLGDRLLIDDHGAPIDQAVWHLYRQVLRRIGPVATLIERDNHLPAFDVLLAEAQHADTLLRRAERAA, encoded by the coding sequence ATGTTCAGTCATCACGAACCGTCCCTGCCGCGCACTCAGGCCGCTCGCACCGAGCTTCCTGCCCGCGCCGGGCTGGGGCTCAAGACCGGGCACTTCCTCGAAGTGCTCGGCTCCGTACCGGACCTCGGTTTCTTCGAAGTCCACGCCGAAAACTACATGGTGGCCGGCGGCCCGTTTCATCATTTTCTTGGTCTGATTCGCGAACAGTACCCGCTGTCCTTGCATGGCGTCGGACTGTCGATCGGTGGCGAAGGCCCGCTGGACAGCCAGCACCTCAAACGCCTTGCCGAGCTGATCGAGCGCTATCAACCACAAGCCTTTTCCGAACATCTGGCGTGGTCCAGCCATGGCCCGGTGTTCCTCAATGATCTGCTGCCACTGGCCTACGACACGCCGACCCTGAACCGCGTCTGCGCGCATATCGATCAAGTACAGAACACCTTGAAACGAACAATGCTGCTGGAGAACCCGGCGACCTATCTGGCGTTTCAGCATTCGACGATCGACGAGGCCGAGTTCATCGCCGAAGTGATCCGCCGCAGCGGTTGCGGCTTGTTGCTCGACGTCAACAATGTCTACGTGTCATGCATCAATCATCAACGCGATCCGCTGGCCTATCTCGATGCGTTACCGCTGCACGCAGTCGGCGAGATTCATCTGGCCGGCTTCGCTGAAGATCGCGACAATCTCGGCGATCGCTTGCTGATCGACGATCATGGCGCGCCGATTGATCAGGCTGTCTGGCATCTGTACCGGCAAGTGCTGCGTCGGATCGGCCCGGTGGCGACGCTGATCGAACGTGACAATCACCTGCCGGCCTTTGACGTATTGCTTGCCGAAGCGCAGCACGCCGATACGCTGTTGCGCCGAGCGGAGCGTGCGGCATGA
- a CDS encoding DNA-binding domain-containing protein: protein MSTQADFAAALLDVQLPYPKGLCSRNGADPSRRFAVYRNNVQSSLINALADSYPVVQQLVGEEFFRAMAAIFVRSQPPQSPLMSRYGEGFADFIGQFEPIAGVPYVADVARLEYLRTLAYHAADAQPIRPEQVSAALADPQSLSELCFELHPSLHLLDSAYAVVAIWAAHQQEQSLAGIGLNQGQHALVLRNGLDVEVFALETAASVFIRHLAGGRPLLVAAEKSPPFDLAQTLALLIAHNAITRLNYKELP from the coding sequence ATGAGCACGCAAGCGGACTTCGCCGCCGCCCTGCTCGATGTGCAACTGCCGTACCCCAAGGGCCTGTGCAGCCGCAATGGCGCCGATCCGTCACGGCGTTTCGCGGTCTATCGCAACAATGTGCAGAGCTCGCTGATCAATGCCCTGGCCGACAGTTATCCGGTGGTGCAGCAATTGGTCGGTGAGGAATTTTTCCGCGCCATGGCGGCGATTTTCGTACGCAGTCAGCCGCCACAGAGTCCGTTGATGAGCCGTTACGGCGAGGGCTTCGCTGACTTCATCGGGCAATTCGAACCCATCGCCGGCGTGCCTTATGTGGCCGATGTCGCGCGACTCGAATATTTGCGCACCCTCGCCTATCACGCCGCCGATGCGCAGCCGATCCGGCCGGAGCAAGTCAGCGCCGCGCTGGCCGATCCGCAGTCGCTGAGCGAGCTGTGTTTCGAATTACATCCTTCGTTGCATTTGCTCGACTCCGCCTATGCGGTGGTTGCGATCTGGGCCGCGCATCAGCAGGAGCAAAGTCTGGCGGGCATTGGCCTGAATCAAGGCCAACACGCCCTGGTGCTGCGCAACGGTCTCGATGTTGAAGTGTTTGCTCTCGAGACCGCGGCGAGCGTGTTTATTCGTCACCTTGCGGGAGGGCGACCACTGCTGGTGGCAGCAGAGAAAAGTCCGCCGTTCGATCTCGCCCAAACCCTCGCGCTGTTGATTGCGCATAACGCGATCACCCGGCTCAATTACAAGGAGTTGCCATGA
- a CDS encoding DoxX family protein yields the protein MNSLILRVIASFEKIPLSLIAFIARFSIAAVFWKSGQTKIEGLAVDLFDGTFELGWPRLADSTVPLFQSEYSLPLLSPEIAAHMAAFAEHVFPLLILLGLATRFSALALLGMTLTIQLFVYPDAYPTHGTWAAVLLYLMATGPGKLSIDHLIARRLQR from the coding sequence ATGAACAGCCTGATCCTGCGCGTCATCGCGTCGTTCGAAAAAATCCCTCTCAGTCTGATTGCCTTCATCGCGCGTTTTTCCATCGCCGCCGTGTTCTGGAAATCCGGGCAAACCAAGATCGAAGGGCTGGCCGTCGACTTGTTTGACGGCACATTTGAACTGGGCTGGCCGCGCTTGGCTGATTCGACGGTTCCGCTGTTTCAGAGCGAGTACAGCCTGCCGCTGTTGTCGCCGGAGATTGCCGCACACATGGCGGCGTTTGCCGAGCATGTGTTCCCGCTGCTGATCCTGCTCGGCCTCGCCACACGGTTTTCGGCGCTGGCGTTGCTCGGCATGACCCTGACCATTCAACTGTTTGTCTACCCGGATGCCTACCCGACCCACGGCACCTGGGCGGCGGTGCTGCTGTACCTGATGGCGACCGGCCCGGGCAAGTTGTCGATTGATCACCTGATTGCTCGCCGCCTCCAACGCTGA